The sequence below is a genomic window from Phaeodactylum tricornutum CCAP 1055/1 chromosome 14, whole genome shotgun sequence.
AAATTGCAGACGCACGTTACGTTTCACCGTTATCTGAGTTTCGGCCGAAAGGTCTCCGGCACTCCATAAATTCGGGGACACCGACAAAAAACCATCCTTATATGTGTACAAATTCCAACCATTGGTGTGGTCGGACGTCACGAGACTGTAAAATTTCACGTGGCATTTCCGCCCATTATCCGTTAACAGGGGGCTCGGAATGTGTGCTTGTACAACGTAATTATTACGTGCCTCTGCCAATGCTAAAGCGTCCTCCGCGCTGGGGCACACCTGCACGGCACGACCTCCATTCTTGATGACTTCCTTGAGAAACCAGCAAATTTCTGACGCTGCAGAGCTGGTGGGAGGAGCAGCATCTACCCATTGGCCCTGGCGAATCACAAAGGTTGGTGGTATCTGCAGGATGGTATTGTCATACCGTAGAGTTATCAATTTTTCCTTCTCGTCTAGCCATTCCCTTCCTTTCAAAAACATTGCTATACCACTAAATTGTGGTTCATCGCAAAAATCCACCACACGCTTACCCACGGGACAACGGTAGGTTTGGCCTCGAAGGTGATCGGCATACCATTCTTGGACGGGCCACGGCCTCCAGCAAACGTTTGTACAAGGTCGATACTGTTGCATTAAGTGTTGTCGGTAAATGGGTCCGTGCCCACCCCGTCCACAGTCGGCAAAATACCGAACGGCTCCTGCAGTCCAGGATCTCTTCGTATACTCGTCGCTACTCGTAGAAAGCAATGGTTTTTGCCCGCGGTGTAGCTGCGGTGGTACTTGATACGAATCCATATCCACCGTGTTGCTGAGAAAAGTGGATAAATCCATACATTCGGCATATATCGGTAACAAGTGTTTTATGACGGCTTGCCGTCGGGCCGAATTATCATCCTCAACAGCGTCGATAACCACTTGTACAGGTATACTGGCATCGCACAAAACTTGACATGTTGCCTGGACGGCGTAGCTGGCTTTGTAGCCCACCACAGTGCACTCGACGATGCCTTGAGATTTAACGATCTCGGCAAGTTCCAATGGAAGGTGCTGCGAACGCCAGGAAATTATATCCTGATCGTTGTCCTCGTGCGGTCGGTCTTGTTCGTCAAGTGGCAATAAGGCTGGATCTATAGCGGTTCCGTAGGTGCCCGCTACGAACCATTGCACCGTTCCCTTGGGCGCACTGTCGTACAATCGTCGCAAGGCCCCGTATAGACGGTGTGTGTAGGACACTTCGCTAGCGAACGTCGGATCCAAAAAGCGAACTCCGGTCCAGATGATTTTGGACGGCGGGGCTTTCCGGACGGCGTCCACGGTCACGATCACAGTATCAAGCAAGGCTTGGCGACGTGCGGGTGGTAAAGATTTCAGCAGATCCGGCTGCATGTCGCAGACGATCAACGCTTTTGTCTGGGCCGTAGTTGGCCCGGTGGCGATGGTTGTTGCTACATCTGCTATCATTCTTTGTAGAACAGGAGTAATAGCTTCAACATCAATAAATGCGTTTAGATGGTGTATTACCGCCCATTGGCTTCTATAGTACACAGAAGCTTGCTTGATCTCACTCCTCCACTGACCAACGCTCAATCTCGGACTGTTTGAAAATTGGAAAACGAAGGGAGACAGTACCCGGCTATAACAAAACCCTAGCCCTCCCTAAGCTACGACTTGGCAACAAATTCTAAGAAAAAATTTTCTTACTTCCTCGTCAACGTTTAAAAGAACAATTGGATAAAGTAATAAAGCAGCACCAGCATATTCCGTTTTTCACCTTTAAATGTTGTTCAAAACATACTTGCGGCGTcatttttcaattttgcGGCGGGTTCCAATCATGTTAGTCGAAGCAAACTGGAAAAGTCAGCGCCTGCCGGCTTCACCATTCTAATACGAAGCGTAGCCGTCACTCTTTCCTCTTGACTCTCCTGTAAAATGCACATTATGAGGTAGACCACACTTTCAATTGTTTTCCTTGCCCGCTCTTTATTAGTATTGTTCGATCATCTCGTACAATCTCTGACGGCCCACATGAACGCTGCGGTGGATTTGTATGGCCGTAGCAACGCTGTTACTGTACTGCAACGAAGATAGCCCAATGAAACGCCGAAGCGTGTGGGAAGACATCCGAAAATTCTATCATAGTATTTTTCGAGACGGTTTTGTTCCgtattctttttcaaaatattgTCGCACTCTATTTCTTTCCAGAATTCAAATTTCCCATGTTTATCATCTATGTGAAGACAGACAAGGCTCATCCTTGTTTAATGAAAAGGTGGGCGTATTCTTTGTCTATTGGATTTTTGGGAGCTAATTACGATAGATAAGTATCGACAGTACCATACTCAAAATCATAGGAGCAACATTACTATGAATTTGAACGAAAAAAATTGATCATGCTATGTTTGTCCGTTATTCAACGCCTACCTGTCGCGCAAAAAGACGTTATATTACATAAATAGAACCAGTCTTCTAGTAGGAGAACGAACTTGGATTCGCTAAACATGTCGAGGCATACGCTCTAGGGAGCGAGGCCTTCCATGAGGTAAATGTCGTACCCCAATCGGAAAAAGCAGTGAACTGATATGTTGGAgctttttgactgtgaatttcGCAGTAGGAATCACAATTACACATCTGTGACAAATATTTTACAGCTAGTGGAGGGTAGAAGCTGGCAAACGAATGCAGTAGACTCTGGCTCTCGGTATCTGATCAATAATTTCATACTAGCATGAGGTCCCCGAGAGTACAATCATTAATCGTGCCTACCCTGTTAGGAATGTCGGTTGCAGTGTTGCTGGCGCTGTTATGGGTTCCGCAACTTTTCCTAATTAGAAGTACAAACGGGAAGGAATCTGCAGTCCGCACAAATATCAGAAATGGCGGAATCCAGCCTTTGTTGCTGACGACATCAGCTACCTCAAAGGACCAGAGCAATAGTAAAGCAGCAACGTTGAATCCTTCGCCGTATGGATGCACAGAAGTTCATCAGCAAGATCTTTCCGCTATTCCTTTGAGCAATGCTCTAAGGGAGGAACAGCACTTTGAGCCCAAGCTCTGCAATCTTCAGCACTTGAACGGTCCTCTACCTGTGGTCTTGATGAGCTCGGGACGTTCCGGATCAAGCTCCACCTGGCAGATTCTCAGTACGCTTACCGGTCAAGAAACAGCGTCTTTGGAGTATTCCGGCAGCAATGAAAAGGCCAACCGAGAATTCTTTGCCACTCACCAAGACGCTGCCTGGCTGGAGGGGCTCTTTTGCGAGCAAAAGAAGAGTAGTCCACAGGCCGGCATGGTAGCTAAGTGGAAGCCCGGCTCCATAGATGTCCTCTTCGGGATGCAAGGAGCATTGGAAACGCTTCTCTGGATGCGGCACAATTCCGAGTCGGTGAAACTCGTTCGGTCCGTCCGCAATGCGCTCGACGTCCATATTTCAGGAGTCAAGCACAAAAGTGATGGGACAAAGCCGAAGGTTCAATCTCATTGCCGGTCATTTATTGCCACAGTACAGAAAGAAGCATGCCTAAAACATCATCTGGTGGCGGGCACCAACATAACCTTGGAAACACAGGGATTGGTCAATGGACTCAGAAAATTCAttcaaatggaagaaggtgTCAACCGGCTGTTGGCGGCATTGAAAATACCATTTGTTTCCGTGACGTATGAGGGACTCTACTACCCACAGGATGGTTCCGCTTCGTCTTGGATGCGGATCTTTGACTTTCTGGGCATTGGACCTCGGACAAACTTAACGATGCAGGATGTCAAAGGGGCAATGACGCATATGCCAACCCACAACGATTTTCATAACGTAACACTTGCCAATTACGAAGAGGTGAGAAGTGTTCTCGAAAATGCCAATCTTGGGCATTTACTGCATTGAATTGTGGGCCGTAACCGCCGAACTAGCTCAATGACGCCCCTACAAGCGGGGGAATAAACAACATACAACTAGGTAACAGCAGCCTAAACTTGTTCTCCTTTATGCTCGTCCCTTTTTGTCCGTATAAATGATTTTGCGTCATTAGAGGTCAACAGTTCTCTATTGTTTTACAAGTACAGCTCCTCCTTCTCCGTTCCGATCTTTTCCACGTGCTATCTTATAGCCCTCTTCCACGAGCCAGTCTGTGACAGCCTTCTCCAATGCACCGCCGCCTCTCTGATGCGTTTTCATCCCTACATGGTGTCCGGTGCCCGTCACGACCCATACTTCGCCGTAACGCTGAAGCGTATTCGGTAGCACTGTTTCCAAAACAATCGGAAATGTTTTCGTGGATTGGAAATGCAAATCTATTACATCTTCACGGCGAGTCGTGGCGGACACTTTCCGATATCGCTCCATCGGATCGGGAAGGAAAAAGACGGCAGAATCACGGTTTTCGTGCGGATTCCACAAGTCTTGCGGAATTCGAACCGTCGCTAGCTGCTGGTACTGTACGGGTGAAAGCTCGGCTATCCCACTGGTCAGGGCACCACCTGTTGTCTGTTGTGCGAATGCCGAAGGTCGGTACCCCTGGGAGGCGATGTTGGCAAACGAAGAAGCTGTTGATTGCTCAGGAGTCGCGCGTTCTTGCCATCCGGAGGAGGACATCTCCGGGTATTCTTCCGCGACAGAGAAGTTTTGGTGGTACGCACTGTCGTACTGAGTGTGCGACCATTCTGCCAAACGATCGAGTACTTTCTCGTCAAAACCGTGCTTGAAGCGACACGAATCGCCTTTGCCGCATCGACCGCGTAACCAAAATACACACGTGTGCCCTTCAATGTCGTGCGAAAACGTACAGTCGGCTCGATAACAGCCGTCCTGTAGCAAATGTCGACACACCGGCGGTGCAGTGAGGGCCTGTTCAACTACGTACTGCGCCACGTTGACGTCGGCATGGGCCAAGGTCGCTGCGGCGCCCgctgcttcttcgtccactTCGGGGTTCATGGATAAGAGAATCTCCGTTGCGGACAGCCACTGCTGGTGTGTGTAATATTGCGCAGATTCGTTTCCATGAATTGCTATTGTCGACGACAGCGGTGGTGACGATGCCGAGAGTGTGGGAGAATAGTGATGCTGCTGCGGATACATGGGAGGGGTCGTGGTGTGGTGTGACGCAGTCTCATCAATGCTGCTCTGTCTGGAACGTGAGGTCGCTCGAAAAAAGTCCGCTGTTAGATTCGAGGATTTGtgttttccttttttcgtACCTTGCTTCCCCTTCTTGTGCGACGGTGGTGGTTCTGTGGGGGCCAGGGGAGGAAAGTTTTCCTGGCGGATTCTATCGGATTCGGAAGCATCCGGTACGTTTCCATCATCGGGGTCGTCAAGCTCCCCCAAAAGATCGATTGGAATCAAATTATCTGCATGAATCGGCGATGCAACGGTTGCTGTTTTCCCTAGAGGAGGGAATTCGTCGAAATCCGTCGTCGATTCCGGACCGTCGGCGCCGGCTACGTCGGGCAACGCCGATCCCATGGTGTGCATCGAATGGAACCCGCCACTAGCGTACAAGCCACCCGGGGACAGGAACCCTCGTTTCTTGGGAACAGATCCTGATCGTACCGCCCGTGCAATCTCCTCCAAAGCGTCCCGCGCCTGTGGTGTATCCATACTGCAGTGCTCCTGCAACAACTCGACGAGTCCTTCGTACTCGTCCATTCTCGTAATGTCCGTCAAGTCAGTTTCCGACGCGCAACGGAGCAGCGAGGTGACGTACGATCCCAAACTGCTATCTACAGACACATCGCCCGCTGCTCGTCGAGTCAGAACATGCTGAGCAAAGTCGTCGATCGCTTCGGTCGGagattgctgctgttgctgatagGAACGTCGTTGATCCGCAGGATTGGGATATGTAGTCGACGCAGAAGCAGTAGCCGAAATGATATGCATTGCTTTCATGCTGCGGTGGCAAAGGACTGCAGAAAAGGTTTGATACTACGATAAGATGTGGCTCTTTCGAGCTTTCTCATTGCTGGACTGCGCCGGAATCAGTAGAACTGGAAGCCGCACCGGTCTTCTACAGTCAATGCCGAAGACTATATTGCCAACGAACGCTTGGCCGCCTCGTCGAGTTGGATTGGTAGTTCGAGTCAATGACCCACCGTCCTCTCGGATAACTTTGAATTCGTTGGGGACGATTCCCGTGTTCCCGGTCGCCGCAGGCAACGAACAATTTCCTGGTCGTATTCCTGTCTCCCTATAGCACTGCCAGTTGGCTTCGCATAGCGTGTGGGTTTCGCTCTGTGGGAGCCGGACGCGGTAACAGAAAACCTAACGGCAGTACCATACCATACGGCTTACTCCGGGCCAACGTTCGAGAGGGAATCTTGCCGTCGGGCGCCATTCAACAAGACCAAGTCGGGGAATGGTGACTTTACGACTGGGA
It includes:
- a CDS encoding predicted protein; amino-acid sequence: MIADVATTIATGPTTAQTKALIVCDMQPDLLKSLPPARRQALLDTVIVTVDAVRKAPPSKIIWTGVRFLDPTFASEVSYTHRLYGALRRLYDSAPKGTVQWFVAGTYGTAIDPALLPLDEQDRPHEDNDQDIISWRSQHLPLELAEIVKSQGIVECTVVGYKASYAVQATCQVLCDASIPVQVVIDAVEDDNSARRQAVIKHLLPIYAECMDLSTFLSNTVDMDSYQVPPQLHRGQKPLLSTSSDEYTKRSWTAGAVRYFADCGRGGHGPIYRQHLMQQPWPVQEWYADHLRGQTYRCPVGKRVVDFCDEPQFSGIAMFLKGREWLDEKEKLITLRYDNTILQIPPTFVIRQGQWVDAAPPTSSAASEICWFLKEVIKNGGRAVQVCPSAEDALALAEARNNYVVQAHIPSPLLTDNGRKCHVKFYSLVTSDHTNGWNLYTYKDGFLSVSPNLWSAGDLSAETQITVKRNVRLQFSPDSENNQEGAVSAAPMENWTAAGSWPILYGRCRDAVRSMVRVAIDEGKLMNRPPGRSQFEIFSADFMLDTEGSVWLIEFNFTPVLFDPLYHSHDPSRLTTDGLKRYHAEHLEMGDTAPINDHDMIRDAVSIVFDGIPVKPGLTKWEHAMKCDDKPYHECLSPTHPIDGS
- a CDS encoding predicted protein, whose translation is MRSPRVQSLIVPTLLGMSVAVLLALLWVPQLFLIRSTNGKESAVRTNIRNGGIQPLLLTTSATSKDQSNSKAATLNPSPYGCTEVHQQDLSAIPLSNALREEQHFEPKLCNLQHLNGPLPVVLMSSGRSGSSSTWQILSTLTGQETASLEYSGSNEKANREFFATHQDAAWLEGLFCEQKKSSPQAGMVAKWKPGSIDVLFGMQGALETLLWMRHNSESVKLVRSVRNALDVHISGVKHKSDGTKPKVQSHCRSFIATVQKEACLKHHLVAGTNITLETQGLVNGLRKFIQMEEGVNRLLAALKIPFVSVTYEGLYYPQDGSASSWMRIFDFLGIGPRTNLTMQDVKGAMTHMPTHNDFHNVTLANYEEVRSVLENANLGHLLH
- a CDS encoding predicted protein; protein product: MKAMHIISATASASTTYPNPADQRRSYQQQQQSPTEAIDDFAQHVLTRRAAGDVSVDSSLGSYVTSLLRCASETDLTDITRMDEYEGLVELLQEHCSMDTPQARDALEEIARAVRSGSVPKKRGFLSPGGLYASGGFHSMHTMGSALPDVAGADGPESTTDFDEFPPLGKTATVASPIHADNLIPIDLLGELDDPDDGNVPDASESDRIRQENFPPLAPTEPPPSHKKGKQGTKKGKHKSSNLTADFFRATSRSRQSSIDETASHHTTTPPMYPQQHHYSPTLSASSPPLSSTIAIHGNESAQYYTHQQWLSATEILLSMNPEVDEEAAGAAATLAHADVNVAQYVVEQALTAPPVCRHLLQDGCYRADCTFSHDIEGHTCVFWLRGRCGKGDSCRFKHGFDEKVLDRLAEWSHTQYDSAYHQNFSVAEEYPEMSSSGWQERATPEQSTASSFANIASQGYRPSAFAQQTTGGALTSGIAELSPVQYQQLATVRIPQDLWNPHENRDSAVFFLPDPMERYRKVSATTRREDVIDLHFQSTKTFPIVLETVLPNTLQRYGEVWVVTGTGHHVGMKTHQRGGGALEKAVTDWLVEEGYKIARGKDRNGEGGAVLVKQ